One window from the genome of Anopheles merus strain MAF chromosome 3R, AmerM5.1, whole genome shotgun sequence encodes:
- the LOC121596039 gene encoding extracellular serine/threonine protein kinase four-jointed yields the protein MFDVRTVEAGACCEQERDSADGAMSMTARRRRAFQRQACLLSVLAAFSLGLALGVFVPLIGISQAASKGSIVVDGSPEQEPQQPALQALHHPAHQMPHFPTIDDIRSADDGPRGRYASVSFIAEEKLTGEGEDVLFQPKLDVDGFVERKLPSPAASIVQQMLAGSSKMAQAAVPERRESRASKFDDAEREDGEGVIRDGIYWGPSVERALPDGFDQRQSESWARYLHEAEVERLEIGCGRMQNRLLVFRDGTRACARYRQNTDQIQGELFSFYLGQLLNLTNLAPSAASIIDPEARLWAAATEELAGAQWKPTKPVVITKWIGNLEPAGIPLPFRPLERHLNRFDVRNITEGLDRPRDGVRRLLLDRLGPARDGPAATPATPSSSTSTLPSQPPTPEVLERLVELAQWSDLIVFDYLIANLDRVVNNLYNFQWNADIMAAPAHNLARQTDSSLLVFLDNESGLLHGYRLLKKYEAYHGLLLDNLCVFRRSTVRALEALRDASVGQRLNALFERTTTAQIRDVLPPLPEKSVKILVDRIDRVLGQVQKCRETFADR from the coding sequence ATGTTTGACGTGCGTACCGTCGAAGCGGGTGCCTGTTGTGAACAAGAGCGTGATAGTGCGGACGGCGCAATGTCAATGACCGCGCGGCGACGGCGCGCCTTCCAGCGGCAGGCCTGTCTGCTGAGCGTGCTGGCCGCGTTTTCGCTCGGCCTGGCGCTCGGCGTGTTTGTGCCGCTGATCGGCATCTCGCAGGCCGCCTCGAAGGGTTCGATCGTGGTGGACGGCAGTCCGGAGCAGGAGCCACAGCAGCCGGCGCTGCAGGCGCTCCATCATCCCGCACACCAGATGCCACACTTTCCGACGATCGACGACATTCGCTCGGCGGACGATGGGCCGAGGGGTCGGTACGCGTCCGTGTCGTTCATTGCGGAGGAGAAGTTGACCGGCGAGGGTGAGGATGTGCTCTTCCAACCGAAGCTGGATGTTGATGGGTTCGTGGAGCGAAAGCTTCCGTCGCCGGCCGCCTCGATAGTGCAGCAAATGTTGGCCGGCAGTTCGAAGATGGCCCAGGCAGCGGTTCCGGAGCGACGTGAGTCGCGGGCGAGTAAGTTTGACGATGCGGAGCGTGAAGATGGCGAGGGCGTGATACGGGATGGCATCTACTGGGGCCCGAGCGTGGAACGAGCCCTGCCTGATGGCTTCGATCAGCGGCAGAGCGAATCTTGGGCGCGATATCTGCACGAAGCGGAGGTGGAGCGGCTCGAGATCGGCTGTGGCCGTATGCAGAACCGTTTGCTGGTGTTCCGGGATGGTACGAGGGCTTGCGCGCGGTATCGGCAGAACACGGACCAGATCCAGGGCGAGCTGTTCTCGTTCTATCTCGGCCAGCTGCTTAACCTGACCAATCTTGCGCCGAGTGCGGCGTCCATCATCGATCCCGAGGCGCGACTATGGGCTGCGGCAACGGAAGAGCTGGCCGGCGCCCAGTGGAAACCCACCAAACCCGTCGTGATCACCAAGTGGATCGGGAACCTGGAGCCTGCCGGCATCCCGCTACCGTTCCGGCCGCTCGAGCGACATCTGAACCGATTCGACGTGCGCAACATCACCGAAGGACTCGACCGGCCGCGGGATGGCGTGCGAAGGCTGCTGCTCGACCGACTCGGCCCGGCCCGAGACGGCCCAGCGGCCACTCCGGCCACGCCATCGTCGAGCACGAGTACGCTCCCCTCGCAGCCTCCCACGCCCGAGGTGCTCGAGCGGCTGGTCGAGCTGGCCCAGTGGTCCGATCTGATCGTGTTCGACTACCTGATCGCCAACCTGGACCGGGTCGTCAACAACCTGTACAACTTCCAGTGGAACGCGGACATCATGGCGGCGCCGGCGCACAACCTCGCCCGCCAGACCGACTCCTCGCTGCTCGTCTTTCTCGACAACGAGTCGGGCCTGCTGCACGGCTACCGGTTGCTGAAGAAGTACGAAGCCTACCACGGCCTGCTGCTCGACAACCTGTGCGTGTTCCGGCGGTCGACGGTGCGGGCGCTCGAGGCGCTGCGCGACGCCAGCGTCGGCCAGCGGCTGAATGCGCTGTTCGAGCGCACGACGACGGCGCAGATACGGGAcgtgctgccgccgctgccggaAAAGTCCGTCAAGATTCTAGTCGACCGCATCGACCGGGTGCTCGGGCAGGTGCAGAAGTGTCGGGAAACGTTCGCCGACCGATAG